In bacterium, the following proteins share a genomic window:
- a CDS encoding GNAT family N-acetyltransferase, whose translation MEIRLANRGDAEAIAAIYNHEATRERTVFDLRARSVAEQQEWLAERSGAHSVIVAVGDGEVVGFASLSPYRPRPAYNTSVESSVFVRRDRLRRGIGRALVEHLVALAAEGGFHCMIARIAGENEPSVRLHAECGFELVGVERQIGRKFGRWLDCTVMQRLLG comes from the coding sequence ATGGAGATCCGCCTGGCGAACCGGGGCGACGCGGAGGCGATCGCCGCCATCTACAACCACGAGGCCACACGGGAGCGAACCGTCTTCGACCTGCGGGCACGCTCGGTGGCCGAGCAGCAGGAGTGGCTGGCCGAGCGCTCGGGGGCGCACTCGGTGATCGTGGCCGTCGGCGACGGCGAGGTCGTGGGGTTCGCCTCCCTGTCGCCCTACCGGCCCCGGCCGGCCTACAACACGAGCGTCGAGAGTTCGGTGTTCGTACGGCGGGACCGTCTGCGGCGGGGCATCGGCCGGGCGCTGGTGGAGCACCTCGTGGCGCTCGCCGCCGAGGGCGGCTTCCACTGCATGATCGCCCGCATCGCCGGCGAGAACGAGCCGTCGGTGCGACTGCACGCCGAGTGTGGCTTCGAACTCGTCGGCGTCGAGCGCCAGATCGGGCGCAAGTTCGGCCGCTGGCTCGACTGCACCGTCATGCAGCGGCTGCTGGGCTAG